One Pithys albifrons albifrons isolate INPA30051 chromosome 17, PitAlb_v1, whole genome shotgun sequence genomic window carries:
- the RASAL1 gene encoding rasGAP-activating-like protein 1 isoform X3, whose product MHSEVPPRSSKFAGMAKTTSLRCRVVEGKDLPAKDVSGSSDPYCVVKVDNEVVARTATVWKSLNPFWGEEYTLRLPRSFRSLAIYVLDEDTIGQDDVIGKVSLSHQQISAEARGVDSWLSLAPVNPDEEVQGEIHLELCVPEQGHPRVLRCHLIEARDLAPRDPSGTSDPFARVSCCGHTLETAQVIKKTRFPHWDEVLEFELREGEPEEAVLSVEVWDWDIVGKNDFLGWVEFHLDSISRNPTKGWFQLLPFPSTTEDHRGQLGALRLTVRLVEDTVLPPHYYQPLIQLLTEPILCPDKPPDSTALAMLEEVTSGESRQDVATKLVKIFLGQGLAVPLLDYLTTRELARTTDPNTLFRSNSLASKSMEQFMKAVGLPYLHEVLKPVLNRIFEEKKYVELDPGKMELSRGRRISFKGSLSEAQVQESSLELLKGYLGDIVDAIVGSVEKCPLPMRVAFQRLRMRVQERFPLAQHEEVRYFSISGFLFLRFFAPAVLSPKLFGLREQHADPRTGRTLLLLAKALQSIGNLGLQLGQGKEPWMAPLNAILLPSVTRVRAFLDHLVAVESVEVGEELVPPGCSQPSATMKEGFLHTCTAGGSSLLPRFAFKKRHFWLSTQALTYSKSPQGQVVAQDEAGQLHTTYIQCKSTPELWQWLWALRQATSANQDMLPTCHPGTFRAGRWTCCLQPACAVPGCSRTHSTVVLSEWNDPLDPAAAAQTLYRHLRAVVTRGPTGSTAAEPPCLGQAGGPIGEQLQVVLRDLDIAHDTFAHRDEAPEPPPSALPAPSALSVPTSPAPPRLPPSVGPPSRPGRRRDLSGDTEGTQGHQPGTGCIL is encoded by the exons ATGCACTCCGAGGTGCCACCCCGAAGTTCGAAGTTCGCCGGCATGGCCAAAACCACCTCGCTGCGCTGCCGCGTGGTGGAGGGGAAGGACCTGCCCGCCAAGGACGT gtCTGGCTCCAGCGACCCCTACTGCGTGGTCAAGGTGGACAACGAGGTGGTGGCCAG GACAGCCACGGTGTGGAAGAGCCTGAACCCTTTCTGGGGTGAGGAATACACCCTGCGCCTGCCCCGCAGCTTCCGCAGCCTCGCCATCTACGTGCTGGATGAAGACACCATCGG gcaggacGATGTCATCGGCAAGGTCTCGCTCAGCCACCAGCAGATCTCGGCTGAGGCGCGGG GTGTTGACAGCTGGCTCAGCCTGGCACCTGTGAACCCCGACGAGGAGGTGCAGGGTGAGATCCACCTGGAGCTGTGTGTCCCCGAGCAGGGCCACCCACGGGTGCTGCGTTGCCACCTCATTGAGGCCAG GGACCTGGCCCCTCGGGACCCCTCGGGCACCTCAGACCCCTTCGCCCGGGTGTCGTGCTGTGGGCACACGCTGGAGACAGCC CAGGTGATTAAGAAAACCCGTTTCCCACACTGGGATGAGGTGCTGGAGTTCGAGCTGAGGGAAGGAGAGCCGGAGGAAGCCGTGCTGAGCGTGGAGGTGTGGGACTGGGACATCGTGGGCAAGAACGACTTCCTGGGATGG GTTGAGTTTCACTTGGACTCCATCAGCAGGAACCCCACCAAGGGCTGgttccagctgctgcccttccccagcaccactGAGGACCACAG GGGGCAGCTGGGTGCCCTGAGGCTGACAGTGAGGCTGGTGGAGGACACAGTCCTGCCCCCCCACTACTACCAGCCCCTCATCCAGCTCCTCACCGAGCCCATCCTTTGCCCAGACAAG ccccctgacagcacagccctggccatGCTGGAAGAGGTGACCTCGGGGGAGAGCCGGCAGGATGTGGCCACCAAGCTGGTGAAGATCTTcttggggcaggggctggctgtgcccctcCTGGACTATCTCACCACCCGTGAGCTGGCCAGGACCA CTGACCCCAACACCCTTTTCCGCTCCAACTCGCTGGCCTCCAAGTCCATGGAACAGTTCATGAAG GCGGTGGGGCTGCCCTACCTGCACGAGGTCCTGAAGCCTGTGCTGAACCGCATCTTTGAGGAGAAGAAGTACGTGGAGCTGGACCCCGGCAAGATGGAGCTGAGCCGGGGCAG GAGGATCTCCTTCAAGGGGTCCCTGTCGGAGGCGCAGgtgcaggagagcagcctggagctgctcaaGGGCTACCTGGGGGACATTGTGGATGCCATCGTGGGCTCGGTGGAGAAGTGTCCCCTCCCCATGAGAGTGGCCTTCCAGCGGCTGCGCATGCGGGTGCAGGAGCGGttccccctggcacagcacgaG GAGGTGCGGTACTTCTCCATCAGTGGGTTTCTCTTCCTCCGCTTCTTCGCGCCCGCCGTGCTCAGCCCGAAGCTGTTCGGGCTCCGGGAGCAGCACGCGGACCCCCGCACCGGGCGTACCCTCCTGCTGCTCGCCAAG GCGCTGCAGAGCATAGGGAACCTGGGGCtacagctggggcagggcaagGAGCCGTGGATGGCCCCGCTGAACGCCATCCTCCTGCCCAGTGTCACCCGTGTCAGGGCCTTCCTGGATCACCTGGTCGCCGTGGAGAGCGTGGAGG TGGGTGAGGAGCTGGTGCCACCAGGATGTTCCCAACCCTCGGCCACCATGAAGGAGGGGTTCCTGCACACCTGCACGGCTGGGGGGTCCTCCCTGCTGCCCCGCTTTGCCTTCAAGAAGAGGCACTTCTGGCTCAGCACCCAGGCCCTGACCTACTCCAAGTCCCCCCAGGGCCAG GTCGTGGCACAGGATGAGGCCGGGCAGCTCCACACCACTTACATCCAGTGCAAG agcaccccagagctgtggcagtggctgtgggCACTGCGTCAGGCCACCAGTGCCAACCAGGACATGCTGCCCACCTGCCACCCCGGAACCTTCCGTGCCGGCCGTTGGacctgctgcctgcagcctgcctgtgctg TGCCCGGGTGCAGCCGCACTCACAGCACAGTGGTGCTGAGCGAGTGGAACGACCCCCTGGACCCCGcggcagcagcacagaccctCTACAGGCACCTGCG GGCAGTGGTGACCAGGGGTCCCAcgggcagcacagcagctgagcccccctgcctggggcaggcag GGGGACCCATcggggagcagctgcaggtggtgCTGCGAGACCTGGACATCGCCCACGACACCTTCGCCCACCGTGATGAGgccccagagccacccccaAGCGCCCTCCCTGCCCCGAGTGCCCTCTCTGTCCCGACATCCCCTGCCCCCCCGAGACTCCCCCCCTCAGTGGGACCCCCATCCCGCCCCGGGAGGCGCAGGGACCTGAGCGGGGACACGGAGGGGACGCAGGGCCACCAGCCCGGCACAGGGTGTATTCTGTAA
- the RASAL1 gene encoding rasGAP-activating-like protein 1 isoform X4, protein MHSEVPPRSSKFAGMAKTTSLRCRVVEGKDLPAKDVSGSSDPYCVVKVDNEVVARTATVWKSLNPFWGEEYTLRLPRSFRSLAIYVLDEDTIGQDDVIGKVSLSHQQISAEARGVDSWLSLAPVNPDEEVQGEIHLELCVPEQGHPRVLRCHLIEARDLAPRDPSGTSDPFARVSCCGHTLETAVIKKTRFPHWDEVLEFELREGEPEEAVLSVEVWDWDIVGKNDFLGWVEFHLDSISRNPTKGWFQLLPFPSTTEDHRGQLGALRLTVRLVEDTVLPPHYYQPLIQLLTEPILCPDKPPDSTALAMLEEVTSGESRQDVATKLVKIFLGQGLAVPLLDYLTTRELARTTDPNTLFRSNSLASKSMEQFMKAVGLPYLHEVLKPVLNRIFEEKKYVELDPGKMELSRGRRISFKGSLSEAQVQESSLELLKGYLGDIVDAIVGSVEKCPLPMRVAFQRLRMRVQERFPLAQHEEVRYFSISGFLFLRFFAPAVLSPKLFGLREQHADPRTGRTLLLLAKALQSIGNLGLQLGQGKEPWMAPLNAILLPSVTRVRAFLDHLVAVESVEVGEELVPPGCSQPSATMKEGFLHTCTAGGSSLLPRFAFKKRHFWLSTQALTYSKSPQGQVVAQDEAGQLHTTYIQCKSTPELWQWLWALRQATSANQDMLPTCHPGTFRAGRWTCCLQPACAVPGCSRTHSTVVLSEWNDPLDPAAAAQTLYRHLRAVVTRGPTGSTAAEPPCLGQAGGPIGEQLQVVLRDLDIAHDTFAHRDEAPEPPPSALPAPSALSVPTSPAPPRLPPSVGPPSRPGRRRDLSGDTEGTQGHQPGTGCIL, encoded by the exons ATGCACTCCGAGGTGCCACCCCGAAGTTCGAAGTTCGCCGGCATGGCCAAAACCACCTCGCTGCGCTGCCGCGTGGTGGAGGGGAAGGACCTGCCCGCCAAGGACGT gtCTGGCTCCAGCGACCCCTACTGCGTGGTCAAGGTGGACAACGAGGTGGTGGCCAG GACAGCCACGGTGTGGAAGAGCCTGAACCCTTTCTGGGGTGAGGAATACACCCTGCGCCTGCCCCGCAGCTTCCGCAGCCTCGCCATCTACGTGCTGGATGAAGACACCATCGG gcaggacGATGTCATCGGCAAGGTCTCGCTCAGCCACCAGCAGATCTCGGCTGAGGCGCGGG GTGTTGACAGCTGGCTCAGCCTGGCACCTGTGAACCCCGACGAGGAGGTGCAGGGTGAGATCCACCTGGAGCTGTGTGTCCCCGAGCAGGGCCACCCACGGGTGCTGCGTTGCCACCTCATTGAGGCCAG GGACCTGGCCCCTCGGGACCCCTCGGGCACCTCAGACCCCTTCGCCCGGGTGTCGTGCTGTGGGCACACGCTGGAGACAGCC GTGATTAAGAAAACCCGTTTCCCACACTGGGATGAGGTGCTGGAGTTCGAGCTGAGGGAAGGAGAGCCGGAGGAAGCCGTGCTGAGCGTGGAGGTGTGGGACTGGGACATCGTGGGCAAGAACGACTTCCTGGGATGG GTTGAGTTTCACTTGGACTCCATCAGCAGGAACCCCACCAAGGGCTGgttccagctgctgcccttccccagcaccactGAGGACCACAG GGGGCAGCTGGGTGCCCTGAGGCTGACAGTGAGGCTGGTGGAGGACACAGTCCTGCCCCCCCACTACTACCAGCCCCTCATCCAGCTCCTCACCGAGCCCATCCTTTGCCCAGACAAG ccccctgacagcacagccctggccatGCTGGAAGAGGTGACCTCGGGGGAGAGCCGGCAGGATGTGGCCACCAAGCTGGTGAAGATCTTcttggggcaggggctggctgtgcccctcCTGGACTATCTCACCACCCGTGAGCTGGCCAGGACCA CTGACCCCAACACCCTTTTCCGCTCCAACTCGCTGGCCTCCAAGTCCATGGAACAGTTCATGAAG GCGGTGGGGCTGCCCTACCTGCACGAGGTCCTGAAGCCTGTGCTGAACCGCATCTTTGAGGAGAAGAAGTACGTGGAGCTGGACCCCGGCAAGATGGAGCTGAGCCGGGGCAG GAGGATCTCCTTCAAGGGGTCCCTGTCGGAGGCGCAGgtgcaggagagcagcctggagctgctcaaGGGCTACCTGGGGGACATTGTGGATGCCATCGTGGGCTCGGTGGAGAAGTGTCCCCTCCCCATGAGAGTGGCCTTCCAGCGGCTGCGCATGCGGGTGCAGGAGCGGttccccctggcacagcacgaG GAGGTGCGGTACTTCTCCATCAGTGGGTTTCTCTTCCTCCGCTTCTTCGCGCCCGCCGTGCTCAGCCCGAAGCTGTTCGGGCTCCGGGAGCAGCACGCGGACCCCCGCACCGGGCGTACCCTCCTGCTGCTCGCCAAG GCGCTGCAGAGCATAGGGAACCTGGGGCtacagctggggcagggcaagGAGCCGTGGATGGCCCCGCTGAACGCCATCCTCCTGCCCAGTGTCACCCGTGTCAGGGCCTTCCTGGATCACCTGGTCGCCGTGGAGAGCGTGGAGG TGGGTGAGGAGCTGGTGCCACCAGGATGTTCCCAACCCTCGGCCACCATGAAGGAGGGGTTCCTGCACACCTGCACGGCTGGGGGGTCCTCCCTGCTGCCCCGCTTTGCCTTCAAGAAGAGGCACTTCTGGCTCAGCACCCAGGCCCTGACCTACTCCAAGTCCCCCCAGGGCCAG GTCGTGGCACAGGATGAGGCCGGGCAGCTCCACACCACTTACATCCAGTGCAAG agcaccccagagctgtggcagtggctgtgggCACTGCGTCAGGCCACCAGTGCCAACCAGGACATGCTGCCCACCTGCCACCCCGGAACCTTCCGTGCCGGCCGTTGGacctgctgcctgcagcctgcctgtgctg TGCCCGGGTGCAGCCGCACTCACAGCACAGTGGTGCTGAGCGAGTGGAACGACCCCCTGGACCCCGcggcagcagcacagaccctCTACAGGCACCTGCG GGCAGTGGTGACCAGGGGTCCCAcgggcagcacagcagctgagcccccctgcctggggcaggcag GGGGACCCATcggggagcagctgcaggtggtgCTGCGAGACCTGGACATCGCCCACGACACCTTCGCCCACCGTGATGAGgccccagagccacccccaAGCGCCCTCCCTGCCCCGAGTGCCCTCTCTGTCCCGACATCCCCTGCCCCCCCGAGACTCCCCCCCTCAGTGGGACCCCCATCCCGCCCCGGGAGGCGCAGGGACCTGAGCGGGGACACGGAGGGGACGCAGGGCCACCAGCCCGGCACAGGGTGTATTCTGTAA
- the RASAL1 gene encoding rasGAP-activating-like protein 1 isoform X1 codes for MHSEVPPRSSKFAGMAKTTSLRCRVVEGKDLPAKDVSGSSDPYCVVKVDNEVVARTATVWKSLNPFWGEEYTLRLPRSFRSLAIYVLDEDTIGQDDVIGKVSLSHQQISAEARGVDSWLSLAPVNPDEEVQGEIHLELCVPEQGHPRVLRCHLIEARDLAPRDPSGTSDPFARVSCCGHTLETAQVIKKTRFPHWDEVLEFELREGEPEEAVLSVEVWDWDIVGKNDFLGWVEFHLDSISRNPTKGWFQLLPFPSTTEDHRGQLGALRLTVRLVEDTVLPPHYYQPLIQLLTEPILCPDKPPDSTALAMLEEVTSGESRQDVATKLVKIFLGQGLAVPLLDYLTTRELARTTDPNTLFRSNSLASKSMEQFMKAVGLPYLHEVLKPVLNRIFEEKKYVELDPGKMELSRGRRISFKGSLSEAQVQESSLELLKGYLGDIVDAIVGSVEKCPLPMRVAFQRLRMRVQERFPLAQHEEVRYFSISGFLFLRFFAPAVLSPKLFGLREQHADPRTGRTLLLLAKALQSIGNLGLQLGQGKEPWMAPLNAILLPSVTRVRAFLDHLVAVESVEVGEELVPPGCSQPSATMKEGFLHTCTAGGSSLLPRFAFKKRHFWLSTQALTYSKSPQGQVCCSIPMEQVRVVEQVDEGTFQHPHVLQVVAQDEAGQLHTTYIQCKSTPELWQWLWALRQATSANQDMLPTCHPGTFRAGRWTCCLQPACAVPGCSRTHSTVVLSEWNDPLDPAAAAQTLYRHLRAVVTRGPTGSTAAEPPCLGQAGGPIGEQLQVVLRDLDIAHDTFAHRDEAPEPPPSALPAPSALSVPTSPAPPRLPPSVGPPSRPGRRRDLSGDTEGTQGHQPGTGCIL; via the exons ATGCACTCCGAGGTGCCACCCCGAAGTTCGAAGTTCGCCGGCATGGCCAAAACCACCTCGCTGCGCTGCCGCGTGGTGGAGGGGAAGGACCTGCCCGCCAAGGACGT gtCTGGCTCCAGCGACCCCTACTGCGTGGTCAAGGTGGACAACGAGGTGGTGGCCAG GACAGCCACGGTGTGGAAGAGCCTGAACCCTTTCTGGGGTGAGGAATACACCCTGCGCCTGCCCCGCAGCTTCCGCAGCCTCGCCATCTACGTGCTGGATGAAGACACCATCGG gcaggacGATGTCATCGGCAAGGTCTCGCTCAGCCACCAGCAGATCTCGGCTGAGGCGCGGG GTGTTGACAGCTGGCTCAGCCTGGCACCTGTGAACCCCGACGAGGAGGTGCAGGGTGAGATCCACCTGGAGCTGTGTGTCCCCGAGCAGGGCCACCCACGGGTGCTGCGTTGCCACCTCATTGAGGCCAG GGACCTGGCCCCTCGGGACCCCTCGGGCACCTCAGACCCCTTCGCCCGGGTGTCGTGCTGTGGGCACACGCTGGAGACAGCC CAGGTGATTAAGAAAACCCGTTTCCCACACTGGGATGAGGTGCTGGAGTTCGAGCTGAGGGAAGGAGAGCCGGAGGAAGCCGTGCTGAGCGTGGAGGTGTGGGACTGGGACATCGTGGGCAAGAACGACTTCCTGGGATGG GTTGAGTTTCACTTGGACTCCATCAGCAGGAACCCCACCAAGGGCTGgttccagctgctgcccttccccagcaccactGAGGACCACAG GGGGCAGCTGGGTGCCCTGAGGCTGACAGTGAGGCTGGTGGAGGACACAGTCCTGCCCCCCCACTACTACCAGCCCCTCATCCAGCTCCTCACCGAGCCCATCCTTTGCCCAGACAAG ccccctgacagcacagccctggccatGCTGGAAGAGGTGACCTCGGGGGAGAGCCGGCAGGATGTGGCCACCAAGCTGGTGAAGATCTTcttggggcaggggctggctgtgcccctcCTGGACTATCTCACCACCCGTGAGCTGGCCAGGACCA CTGACCCCAACACCCTTTTCCGCTCCAACTCGCTGGCCTCCAAGTCCATGGAACAGTTCATGAAG GCGGTGGGGCTGCCCTACCTGCACGAGGTCCTGAAGCCTGTGCTGAACCGCATCTTTGAGGAGAAGAAGTACGTGGAGCTGGACCCCGGCAAGATGGAGCTGAGCCGGGGCAG GAGGATCTCCTTCAAGGGGTCCCTGTCGGAGGCGCAGgtgcaggagagcagcctggagctgctcaaGGGCTACCTGGGGGACATTGTGGATGCCATCGTGGGCTCGGTGGAGAAGTGTCCCCTCCCCATGAGAGTGGCCTTCCAGCGGCTGCGCATGCGGGTGCAGGAGCGGttccccctggcacagcacgaG GAGGTGCGGTACTTCTCCATCAGTGGGTTTCTCTTCCTCCGCTTCTTCGCGCCCGCCGTGCTCAGCCCGAAGCTGTTCGGGCTCCGGGAGCAGCACGCGGACCCCCGCACCGGGCGTACCCTCCTGCTGCTCGCCAAG GCGCTGCAGAGCATAGGGAACCTGGGGCtacagctggggcagggcaagGAGCCGTGGATGGCCCCGCTGAACGCCATCCTCCTGCCCAGTGTCACCCGTGTCAGGGCCTTCCTGGATCACCTGGTCGCCGTGGAGAGCGTGGAGG TGGGTGAGGAGCTGGTGCCACCAGGATGTTCCCAACCCTCGGCCACCATGAAGGAGGGGTTCCTGCACACCTGCACGGCTGGGGGGTCCTCCCTGCTGCCCCGCTTTGCCTTCAAGAAGAGGCACTTCTGGCTCAGCACCCAGGCCCTGACCTACTCCAAGTCCCCCCAGGGCCAG GtgtgctgctccatccccatgGAGCAGGTGAGGGTGGTGGAGCAGGTGGACGAGGGCACCTTCCAGCACCCCCACGTGCTGCAGGTCGTGGCACAGGATGAGGCCGGGCAGCTCCACACCACTTACATCCAGTGCAAG agcaccccagagctgtggcagtggctgtgggCACTGCGTCAGGCCACCAGTGCCAACCAGGACATGCTGCCCACCTGCCACCCCGGAACCTTCCGTGCCGGCCGTTGGacctgctgcctgcagcctgcctgtgctg TGCCCGGGTGCAGCCGCACTCACAGCACAGTGGTGCTGAGCGAGTGGAACGACCCCCTGGACCCCGcggcagcagcacagaccctCTACAGGCACCTGCG GGCAGTGGTGACCAGGGGTCCCAcgggcagcacagcagctgagcccccctgcctggggcaggcag GGGGACCCATcggggagcagctgcaggtggtgCTGCGAGACCTGGACATCGCCCACGACACCTTCGCCCACCGTGATGAGgccccagagccacccccaAGCGCCCTCCCTGCCCCGAGTGCCCTCTCTGTCCCGACATCCCCTGCCCCCCCGAGACTCCCCCCCTCAGTGGGACCCCCATCCCGCCCCGGGAGGCGCAGGGACCTGAGCGGGGACACGGAGGGGACGCAGGGCCACCAGCCCGGCACAGGGTGTATTCTGTAA
- the RASAL1 gene encoding rasGAP-activating-like protein 1 isoform X2 gives MHSEVPPRSSKFAGMAKTTSLRCRVVEGKDLPAKDVSGSSDPYCVVKVDNEVVARTATVWKSLNPFWGEEYTLRLPRSFRSLAIYVLDEDTIGQDDVIGKVSLSHQQISAEARGVDSWLSLAPVNPDEEVQGEIHLELCVPEQGHPRVLRCHLIEARDLAPRDPSGTSDPFARVSCCGHTLETAVIKKTRFPHWDEVLEFELREGEPEEAVLSVEVWDWDIVGKNDFLGWVEFHLDSISRNPTKGWFQLLPFPSTTEDHRGQLGALRLTVRLVEDTVLPPHYYQPLIQLLTEPILCPDKPPDSTALAMLEEVTSGESRQDVATKLVKIFLGQGLAVPLLDYLTTRELARTTDPNTLFRSNSLASKSMEQFMKAVGLPYLHEVLKPVLNRIFEEKKYVELDPGKMELSRGRRISFKGSLSEAQVQESSLELLKGYLGDIVDAIVGSVEKCPLPMRVAFQRLRMRVQERFPLAQHEEVRYFSISGFLFLRFFAPAVLSPKLFGLREQHADPRTGRTLLLLAKALQSIGNLGLQLGQGKEPWMAPLNAILLPSVTRVRAFLDHLVAVESVEVGEELVPPGCSQPSATMKEGFLHTCTAGGSSLLPRFAFKKRHFWLSTQALTYSKSPQGQVCCSIPMEQVRVVEQVDEGTFQHPHVLQVVAQDEAGQLHTTYIQCKSTPELWQWLWALRQATSANQDMLPTCHPGTFRAGRWTCCLQPACAVPGCSRTHSTVVLSEWNDPLDPAAAAQTLYRHLRAVVTRGPTGSTAAEPPCLGQAGGPIGEQLQVVLRDLDIAHDTFAHRDEAPEPPPSALPAPSALSVPTSPAPPRLPPSVGPPSRPGRRRDLSGDTEGTQGHQPGTGCIL, from the exons ATGCACTCCGAGGTGCCACCCCGAAGTTCGAAGTTCGCCGGCATGGCCAAAACCACCTCGCTGCGCTGCCGCGTGGTGGAGGGGAAGGACCTGCCCGCCAAGGACGT gtCTGGCTCCAGCGACCCCTACTGCGTGGTCAAGGTGGACAACGAGGTGGTGGCCAG GACAGCCACGGTGTGGAAGAGCCTGAACCCTTTCTGGGGTGAGGAATACACCCTGCGCCTGCCCCGCAGCTTCCGCAGCCTCGCCATCTACGTGCTGGATGAAGACACCATCGG gcaggacGATGTCATCGGCAAGGTCTCGCTCAGCCACCAGCAGATCTCGGCTGAGGCGCGGG GTGTTGACAGCTGGCTCAGCCTGGCACCTGTGAACCCCGACGAGGAGGTGCAGGGTGAGATCCACCTGGAGCTGTGTGTCCCCGAGCAGGGCCACCCACGGGTGCTGCGTTGCCACCTCATTGAGGCCAG GGACCTGGCCCCTCGGGACCCCTCGGGCACCTCAGACCCCTTCGCCCGGGTGTCGTGCTGTGGGCACACGCTGGAGACAGCC GTGATTAAGAAAACCCGTTTCCCACACTGGGATGAGGTGCTGGAGTTCGAGCTGAGGGAAGGAGAGCCGGAGGAAGCCGTGCTGAGCGTGGAGGTGTGGGACTGGGACATCGTGGGCAAGAACGACTTCCTGGGATGG GTTGAGTTTCACTTGGACTCCATCAGCAGGAACCCCACCAAGGGCTGgttccagctgctgcccttccccagcaccactGAGGACCACAG GGGGCAGCTGGGTGCCCTGAGGCTGACAGTGAGGCTGGTGGAGGACACAGTCCTGCCCCCCCACTACTACCAGCCCCTCATCCAGCTCCTCACCGAGCCCATCCTTTGCCCAGACAAG ccccctgacagcacagccctggccatGCTGGAAGAGGTGACCTCGGGGGAGAGCCGGCAGGATGTGGCCACCAAGCTGGTGAAGATCTTcttggggcaggggctggctgtgcccctcCTGGACTATCTCACCACCCGTGAGCTGGCCAGGACCA CTGACCCCAACACCCTTTTCCGCTCCAACTCGCTGGCCTCCAAGTCCATGGAACAGTTCATGAAG GCGGTGGGGCTGCCCTACCTGCACGAGGTCCTGAAGCCTGTGCTGAACCGCATCTTTGAGGAGAAGAAGTACGTGGAGCTGGACCCCGGCAAGATGGAGCTGAGCCGGGGCAG GAGGATCTCCTTCAAGGGGTCCCTGTCGGAGGCGCAGgtgcaggagagcagcctggagctgctcaaGGGCTACCTGGGGGACATTGTGGATGCCATCGTGGGCTCGGTGGAGAAGTGTCCCCTCCCCATGAGAGTGGCCTTCCAGCGGCTGCGCATGCGGGTGCAGGAGCGGttccccctggcacagcacgaG GAGGTGCGGTACTTCTCCATCAGTGGGTTTCTCTTCCTCCGCTTCTTCGCGCCCGCCGTGCTCAGCCCGAAGCTGTTCGGGCTCCGGGAGCAGCACGCGGACCCCCGCACCGGGCGTACCCTCCTGCTGCTCGCCAAG GCGCTGCAGAGCATAGGGAACCTGGGGCtacagctggggcagggcaagGAGCCGTGGATGGCCCCGCTGAACGCCATCCTCCTGCCCAGTGTCACCCGTGTCAGGGCCTTCCTGGATCACCTGGTCGCCGTGGAGAGCGTGGAGG TGGGTGAGGAGCTGGTGCCACCAGGATGTTCCCAACCCTCGGCCACCATGAAGGAGGGGTTCCTGCACACCTGCACGGCTGGGGGGTCCTCCCTGCTGCCCCGCTTTGCCTTCAAGAAGAGGCACTTCTGGCTCAGCACCCAGGCCCTGACCTACTCCAAGTCCCCCCAGGGCCAG GtgtgctgctccatccccatgGAGCAGGTGAGGGTGGTGGAGCAGGTGGACGAGGGCACCTTCCAGCACCCCCACGTGCTGCAGGTCGTGGCACAGGATGAGGCCGGGCAGCTCCACACCACTTACATCCAGTGCAAG agcaccccagagctgtggcagtggctgtgggCACTGCGTCAGGCCACCAGTGCCAACCAGGACATGCTGCCCACCTGCCACCCCGGAACCTTCCGTGCCGGCCGTTGGacctgctgcctgcagcctgcctgtgctg TGCCCGGGTGCAGCCGCACTCACAGCACAGTGGTGCTGAGCGAGTGGAACGACCCCCTGGACCCCGcggcagcagcacagaccctCTACAGGCACCTGCG GGCAGTGGTGACCAGGGGTCCCAcgggcagcacagcagctgagcccccctgcctggggcaggcag GGGGACCCATcggggagcagctgcaggtggtgCTGCGAGACCTGGACATCGCCCACGACACCTTCGCCCACCGTGATGAGgccccagagccacccccaAGCGCCCTCCCTGCCCCGAGTGCCCTCTCTGTCCCGACATCCCCTGCCCCCCCGAGACTCCCCCCCTCAGTGGGACCCCCATCCCGCCCCGGGAGGCGCAGGGACCTGAGCGGGGACACGGAGGGGACGCAGGGCCACCAGCCCGGCACAGGGTGTATTCTGTAA